One Verrucomicrobiia bacterium DNA window includes the following coding sequences:
- a CDS encoding T9SS C-terminal target domain-containing protein translates to MRKRLSFRLGLTLMAGGLTLGLSAPAATIEVTTPLPRGEVRWTRDNVYVLNGLVHALSGTELHIEAGTVIKGRDLGTDAMQRGGLVITRGAKIFAEGTPTQPIIMTAEADELNGNLDIYDRGLWGGLVVLGRTVLNGAADTTGNVAVPVYDVYEGLPDVQIEGEFVHRFGGTDDEDNSGVIRYVSIRHGGARIEQNKEINGLTMGAVGRGTTIEFVEAYAIADDGFEWFGGTVNTRYLVSAFNDDDSFDADQGYSGKNQFWFFIQSPDAQNYGFELNGEVSGTTGDTPRRPYSTFQAYNVTGIGAGAENPAVGEDNDVFRIREFSTPGIYNGIFTDFSRRGVRIDEKSGQFLTDGTLQLTHNLWWGFPGGNTVENLAVDERARVLFTESGRMNRIEDPRLRGISREADGGLDPRPATGSPALDPANVKAVPDDGFYTPVNYVGAFGAGNWAADWTALSQYGILTASGGYNPVPRPPSSGGGEAPILTAVREASGLRLTWTGGVAPFKVLRRAAVAGGGWVEVGTTSEPTFQVPVEGAEGYFRVESAQ, encoded by the coding sequence ATGAGAAAACGACTCTCTTTTCGCCTTGGCCTGACGTTGATGGCGGGCGGCCTGACCCTGGGGTTGTCTGCGCCGGCGGCAACCATCGAAGTGACGACGCCGCTGCCGCGGGGCGAAGTGCGGTGGACGCGGGACAACGTGTATGTGCTCAACGGGCTGGTGCATGCGCTGAGCGGGACCGAGCTGCACATCGAGGCGGGAACGGTGATCAAGGGGCGGGATCTGGGGACCGACGCGATGCAGCGGGGCGGTCTGGTGATCACGCGTGGGGCGAAGATCTTCGCGGAAGGGACGCCGACGCAGCCGATCATCATGACGGCGGAGGCGGATGAGTTGAACGGGAACCTGGACATCTACGACCGGGGACTGTGGGGCGGGCTGGTGGTGCTGGGGCGGACGGTGTTGAACGGGGCGGCGGACACGACGGGGAACGTGGCGGTGCCGGTGTACGATGTGTACGAGGGATTGCCGGATGTGCAGATCGAAGGGGAGTTCGTCCACCGTTTCGGGGGCACGGACGACGAGGACAACTCGGGGGTGATCCGGTACGTGTCGATCCGGCACGGGGGAGCGCGGATCGAGCAGAACAAGGAGATCAACGGGCTGACGATGGGGGCGGTGGGGCGTGGGACGACCATCGAGTTCGTGGAGGCGTATGCGATCGCGGACGACGGGTTCGAGTGGTTCGGAGGCACGGTGAACACGCGGTACCTGGTGAGCGCATTCAACGACGACGACTCGTTCGATGCGGACCAGGGGTACAGTGGGAAGAACCAGTTCTGGTTCTTCATCCAGTCGCCGGACGCGCAGAACTACGGGTTCGAGTTGAACGGGGAGGTGAGCGGGACGACGGGGGACACGCCGCGGCGGCCGTACTCGACATTCCAGGCGTACAACGTGACGGGGATCGGGGCGGGGGCGGAGAACCCGGCGGTGGGAGAGGACAACGATGTGTTCCGGATCCGGGAGTTTTCGACGCCCGGGATCTACAACGGGATCTTCACGGACTTCTCGCGGCGCGGGGTTCGGATTGACGAGAAGTCGGGCCAGTTCCTGACGGACGGGACGTTGCAGTTGACGCACAACCTGTGGTGGGGATTTCCGGGAGGGAACACGGTGGAGAACCTGGCGGTGGATGAGCGGGCGCGGGTGCTGTTCACGGAGAGCGGGCGGATGAACAGGATCGAGGATCCGCGGTTGCGAGGGATCAGCCGTGAGGCGGACGGGGGCCTGGATCCGCGGCCGGCAACGGGAAGCCCGGCTCTGGATCCGGCGAATGTGAAGGCCGTGCCTGACGACGGGTTCTACACGCCGGTGAACTACGTCGGGGCCTTCGGCGCCGGCAACTGGGCGGCGGATTGGACCGCACTGAGCCAGTACGGAATTCTCACCGCGTCGGGAGGGTACAATCCCGTGCCGCGTCCGCCGTCTTCGGGAGGGGGCGAGGCACCGATCCTGACGGCAGTACGTGAAGCCAGCGGATTGAGGCTGACCTGGACCGGAGGCGTGGCGCCTTTCAAGGTGCTGCGACGGGCAGCCGTTGCGGGCGGGGGGTGGGTTGAAGTGGGCACCACGTCGGAACCGACCTTCCAGGTGCCTGTCGAGGGGGCCGAGGGGTACTTCCGGGTCGAGTCCGCGCAATAG
- a CDS encoding ThuA domain-containing protein — translation MNPLFRLTALTVLAATHLPLQAATAPPPRSRAEIHRVLALAPPAPHTLRPLHILLVAGPKDHGPGEHDYPKWQREWAPLLAQAEHVRVSTAFPWPTPEQWEGVDLAVFYLKTRWDAAQLADIKRLQDRGGGAVTIHWAIGCDQHCERHADRFGLSYPAASYRHGPVDLKLALPDHPILLGLPRSIPFVDEPYWPFVGDPNRIQVLATSEEMIHRGDDRRRNPGDDTVATVPVFWTFEPPDSRGRAFVSIFGHYMWTFDDPYFRLLLLRGMAWAARDHPYRFDPLAIEGVPLAD, via the coding sequence ATGAACCCCCTCTTCCGACTGACGGCCCTCACTGTCCTCGCCGCCACCCACCTCCCCCTTCAGGCCGCCACCGCCCCACCACCCCGTTCCCGGGCCGAAATCCATCGCGTCCTCGCCCTCGCTCCGCCCGCCCCCCATACCCTCCGTCCCCTTCATATCCTGCTCGTCGCCGGCCCCAAGGACCACGGCCCCGGCGAACATGACTACCCCAAATGGCAGCGCGAATGGGCCCCGCTCCTCGCCCAGGCCGAACACGTCCGCGTCTCCACCGCCTTCCCATGGCCCACGCCGGAACAGTGGGAGGGCGTGGACCTGGCGGTCTTCTACCTCAAGACCCGTTGGGATGCCGCCCAACTCGCCGACATCAAACGCCTCCAGGACCGCGGAGGTGGCGCCGTGACCATCCACTGGGCCATCGGTTGCGACCAGCATTGCGAACGCCACGCCGACCGCTTCGGACTCTCCTACCCCGCCGCCTCCTACCGCCACGGCCCCGTCGATCTCAAACTCGCCCTCCCGGATCATCCCATCCTCCTCGGCCTCCCACGCTCCATCCCGTTCGTGGACGAACCCTACTGGCCCTTCGTCGGCGATCCGAACCGGATCCAGGTCCTCGCCACCTCCGAAGAGATGATCCATCGCGGCGATGACCGGCGCCGAAATCCAGGCGATGACACCGTCGCCACCGTCCCCGTCTTCTGGACCTTCGAGCCCCCTGACAGCCGCGGACGCGCCTTCGTCTCGATCTTTGGCCATTACATGTGGACCTTCGACGATCCCTATTTCCGCCTGCTCCTCCTCCGCGGCATGGCCTGGGCCGCCCGCGATCACCCCTACCGCTTCGATCCCCTCGCCATCGAAGGGGTCCCCCTCGCCGATTGA
- a CDS encoding FHA domain-containing protein, whose translation MPALLIHLGDTPHRVPLAPGIHILGSDPAAASVVLDHPSVADRHCAVIVQPDGRVLARDFGSPVGCTLDGEPFTAGPWAPAQVLTLGDVPLTLEDAPAPAAPAAPAAPAFTPATPVTLRKSAPSRPIPVPAPESPDDAPPDPDLPPFPTVLPGAFGYPFRGDAWIVIVILVGLELVARILPGILQIIGMLIGLVMVLYVFELIRDVIQSTVRGDDAMPALSSVAFDFAAMREMLARYVLLVIVCFGPALFVPAFPNRPVWLTPALLALGVAYFPMALLGFALSDSFGAINPLFILRSIGRAPLAYGIVVLFLAALMGSAYGMGLLTENWRMPSPVQLAIGALVSATGFYLLLVWVRILGLFYRHHEDDLAWNL comes from the coding sequence ATGCCCGCCCTCCTCATCCACCTTGGCGACACCCCGCACCGCGTCCCCCTCGCTCCCGGGATCCACATCCTGGGCAGCGACCCCGCCGCCGCCTCGGTCGTCCTCGATCATCCCTCCGTCGCCGATCGCCATTGCGCCGTGATCGTTCAGCCCGACGGACGGGTCCTCGCCCGGGACTTCGGATCGCCCGTCGGCTGCACCCTCGATGGCGAACCCTTCACCGCCGGCCCCTGGGCGCCGGCCCAGGTCCTCACCCTCGGCGACGTGCCCCTCACCCTCGAAGACGCTCCGGCTCCCGCCGCACCCGCCGCACCCGCCGCACCCGCCTTCACCCCGGCCACCCCCGTGACCCTCCGTAAGTCCGCACCTTCCCGTCCCATTCCTGTGCCGGCACCGGAAAGCCCCGACGACGCCCCTCCCGATCCCGATCTGCCCCCCTTCCCCACCGTTCTCCCGGGCGCCTTCGGCTACCCGTTCCGCGGCGATGCCTGGATCGTCATCGTCATTCTCGTGGGACTTGAACTGGTGGCCCGCATCCTGCCCGGGATCCTCCAGATCATCGGCATGCTGATCGGCCTGGTGATGGTCCTGTACGTCTTCGAACTCATCCGTGATGTGATCCAGTCCACGGTGCGCGGCGACGACGCCATGCCTGCACTGTCGAGCGTCGCCTTCGACTTCGCCGCCATGCGCGAAATGCTCGCCAGGTATGTCCTCCTGGTCATCGTGTGCTTCGGACCCGCCCTCTTTGTTCCAGCCTTTCCCAACCGCCCCGTCTGGCTGACCCCCGCCCTGCTGGCCTTGGGCGTCGCCTATTTCCCCATGGCCCTGCTCGGGTTCGCCCTCTCCGACAGCTTTGGCGCCATCAACCCGTTGTTCATCCTCCGTTCCATCGGCCGCGCCCCGCTCGCCTACGGCATCGTCGTCCTCTTCCTCGCAGCCCTGATGGGTTCCGCCTACGGAATGGGCTTGCTCACCGAAAACTGGAGAATGCCGTCGCCCGTCCAGCTCGCCATCGGCGCCCTCGTCTCCGCCACCGGCTTCTATCTCCTCCTCGTCTGGGTCCGGATCCTTGGCCTGTTCTACCGCCACCACGAGGACGACCTCGCCTGGAACCTCTAG